In Musa acuminata AAA Group cultivar baxijiao chromosome BXJ3-9, Cavendish_Baxijiao_AAA, whole genome shotgun sequence, a single genomic region encodes these proteins:
- the LOC135648733 gene encoding RING-H2 finger protein ATL43-like, whose product MTLHHRQLALVSHLQPRLLLEAAGDDAGAAPSPLPSARPSSFAVPLRPGIAIIVGVLTIIFCLTFLLLLYARHCKHSTASYGTGRGATGGPLTSASERRHSGVDHAVVESLPVFRFGSLQGQKEGLECAVCLSRFEPAEVLRLLPKCRHSFHVECVDTWLDAHSTCPLCRVRVDPEDVLLFPLQEPEPHGGGEKAEVKGRSDATATAVPNPFGRRISGRHSWAGERTSEPLEIVMHPAEPRRRRSVDCPGCATAAHAPTVRRDALLRAEAAKDSEACWN is encoded by the coding sequence ATGACGCTCCACCACCGCCAATTGGCACTCGTCTCCCACCTACAACCTCGTCTCCTCCTCGAGGCAGCGGGTGATGACGCCGGCGCCGCCCCTAGCCCCTTGCCCTCTGCCCGgccttcctccttcgctgtcccGCTCCGTCCTGGCATCGCTATCATCGTCGGAGTCCTTACTATCATCTTTTGCCttaccttcctcctcctcctctacgcCCGGCATTGCAAGCATAGCACCGCCTCCTATGGCACGGGACGCGGCGCCACCGGGGGGCCCCTGACCTCCGCATCTGAGAGGCGGCATTCCGGGGTGGATCACGCGGTGGTGGAGTCGCTCCCAGTCTTCCGGTTCGGATCGCTGCAGGGGCAGAAGGAGGGCCTGGAGTGCGCGGTGTGCTTGAGCCGGTTCGAGCCCGCAGAGGTGCTCCGTTTGCTGCCCAAGTGCCGCCACAGCTTCCACGTCGAGTGCGTCGACACATGGCTCGACGCCCACTCCACCTGCCCGCTCTGCCGCGTCCGCGTGGACCCAGAGGACGTCCTCCTCTTTCCTCTACAGGAACCGGAGCCGCACGGCGGCGGGGAGAAGGCCGAGGTCAAGGGGCGCAGTGATGCGACCGCCACGGCCGTGCCGAACCCATTCGGGCGCAGGATCTCCGGGCGGCACTCCTGGGCCGGGGAGAGGACGAGCGAGCCGCTCGAGATCGTGATGCACCCAGCCGAACCGAGACGGAGGCGCTCGGTGGATTGCCCCGGCTGCGCCACCGCCGCCCATGCCCCGACGGTTCGGAGGGACGCGCTCCTCCGGGCGGAGGCGGCGAAGGACAGCGAGgcatgttggaattaa